The Eretmochelys imbricata isolate rEreImb1 chromosome 19, rEreImb1.hap1, whole genome shotgun sequence genome contains a region encoding:
- the RBBP4 gene encoding histone-binding protein RBBP4 isoform X2: MARRARGAGAARSGQETIERRLAGTEGGEEPAGRTACTDAMADKEAFDDAVEERVINEEYKIWKKNTPFLYDLVMTHALEWPSLTAQWLPDVTRPEGKDFSIHRLVLGTHTSDEQNHLVIASVQLPNDDAQFDASHYDSEKGEFGGFGSVSGKIEIEIKINHEGEVNRARYMPQNPCIIATKTPSSDVLVFDYTKHPSKPDPSGECNPDLRLRGHQKEGYGLSWNPNLSGHLLSASDDHTICLWDISAVPKEGKVVDAKTIFTGHTAVVEDVSWHLLHESLFGSVADDQKLMIWDTRSNNTSKPSHSVDAHTAEVNCLSFNPYSEFILATGSADKTVALWDLRNLKLKLHSFESHKDEIFQVQWSPHNETILASSGTDRRLNVWDLSKIGEEQSPEDAEDGPPELLFIHGGHTAKISDFSWNPNEPWVICSVSEDNIMQVWQMAENIYNDEDPEGSVDPEGQGS; the protein is encoded by the exons ATGGCGCGAAGGGCGCGCGGCGCTGGAGCCGCACGCAGCGGGCAGGAAACAATAGAGCGGCGGCTGGCGGGGACGGAGGGAGGCGAGGAGCCGGCTGGCCGCACCGCCTGCACCGACGCCATGGCGGACAAGGAGG CTTTTGACGATGCGGTGGAGGAGCGTGTGATCAATGAGGAATATAAAATTTGGAAAAAGAATACTCCTTTCTTGTATGATCTGGTAATGACCCATGCTCTGGAGTGGCCCAGCTTGACTGCTCAGTGGCTTCCTGATGTAACAAG ACCTGAAGGCAAAGATTTCAGTATTCACCGACTTGTCCTGGGGACCCACACTTCAGATGAACAAAATCATCTTGTGATAGCTAGTGTTCAGCTGCCCAATGATGATGCACAGTTTGATGCTTCACACTATGATAGTGAGAAAGGAG AGTTTGGAGGCTTTGGCTCTGTTAGTGGGaaaattgaaattgaaatcaaGATCAACCATGAAGGAGAAGTGAACAGAGCACGCTACATGCCCCAAAATCCATGCATCATTGCCACAAAAACTCCATCCAGCGATGTCCTGGTCTTTGATTACACCAAACACCCCTCTAAACCAG ACCCTTCTGGAGAGTGTAACCCTGATCTGCGTCTTCGTGGACACCAAAAGGAAGGCTATGGACTATCATGGAATCCAAATCTGAGTGGGCATTTGCTTAGTGCTTCTGATGATCAC ACCATCTGCTTGTGGGATATTAGCGCTGTTCCAAAGGAAGGTAAAGTGGTGGATGCAAAGACCATCTTTACAGGGCATACAGCAGTAGTGGAAGATGTATCTTGGCACCTGCTCCACGAATCTCTTTTTGGATCTGTTGCTGATGATCAGAAGCTCATGAT TTGGGACACCCGGTCAAACAACACCTCCAAACCCAGCCACTCTGTGGATGCTCACACAGCTGAAGTGAACTGCCTCTCTTTCAATCCCTATAGTGAGTTTATTCTGGCTACAGGATCAGCTGATAAG ACTGTTGCTTTATGGGATCTGAGAAACCTAAAACTGAAGCTGCATTCCTTTGAATCTCATAAAGATGAAATATTTCAG GTTCAGTGGTCTCCTCATAATGAGACTATTTTGGCTTCCAGTGGTACTGACCGCAGGCTAAATGTCTGGGACTTGAG TAAAATTGGAGAAGAGCAGTCCCCTGAAGATGCAGAGGATGGCCCACCGGAGCTGTTG TTTATTCATGGTGGTCACACTGCAAAGATATCTGATTTCTCCTGGAATCCCAATGAACCCTGGGTAATTTGTTCTGTATCAGAAGACAATATTATGCAAGTCTGGCAAATG GCTGAGAACATATATAATGATGAAGACCCTGAAGGAAGTGTGGATCCAGAAGGTCAAGGGTCCTAG
- the SYNC gene encoding syncoilin — translation MCGTSPQDDKEGMLCARDLMADSEAPLELHVDDTGTSLELEGDVTDAPLEPEVAHAPLELHMDVTNAPLELNNTDAHLEQHVDGADAPLDLDVAESQTLSIEELGEHFQECIEAVEQLEKERDSLIQELTLLREPALEEIRQAHEEILAAYRLQAKGELERDNLRNEIRQVKHKLFKVTRECVACQYQLETRRHDMAQYAVYRAELETRVSQLSEEISQLRETCEKQKEQFRQRLEMPQYRGDSHYLQESRRLSMEFESFVAESRQGLEKHYEPQLVCLLERREASAKALQQTQGEIQGLKETLRPLQGEASRLRLQNRSLEEQIMLVKQKRDEEVLQYREQVEEMEERLRELKNEVQLQQRKNQELEELRTSLHQELSIYKGCLEIYGHLCNSEEKVDQD, via the exons ATGTGTGGTACTTCACCACAGGACGATAAGGAAGGGATGTTATGTGCCAG AGACCTGATGGCAGATTCAGAAGCCCCTTTGGAGCTGCATGTGGATGATACAGGTACATCCTTAGAGCTCGAGGGAGATGTTACAGATGCCCCGTTGGAGCCTGAAGTTGCACATGCCCCCTTGGAGCTACATATGGATGTCACAAACGCCCCCCTGGAGCTGAACAACACAGATGCACACTTGGAGCAGCATGTGGATGGCGCAGACGCTCCCTTGGACTTAGATGTTGCAGAGTCCCAGACTCTCAGCATTGAGGAGCTAGGAGAGCATTTCCAGGAATGCATTGAAGCAGTggagcagctggagaaggagagagatagCCTCATCCAGGAACTCACGCTGCTCCGGGAACCTGCCCTTGAAGAAATTAGACAAGCTCATGAGGAGATACTGGCAGCCTACAGACTGCAGGCCAAGGGGGAGCTGGAGCGGGACAATCTGAGGAACGAGATCCGACAAGTCAAGCACAAGCTATTCAAGGTAACCAGAGAGTGCGTGGCTTGCCAGTACCAGCTGGAAACCAGACGGCATGACATGGCCCAATATGCAGTCTATCGGGCTGAACTGGAAACCAGGGTCAGCCAGCTTTCAGAAGAAATATCGCAGCTGAGAGAGACTTGTGAAAAACAGAAGGAACAGTTCAGGCAGCGCCTAGAAATGCCCCAATACCGGGGGGACAGCCATTACTTGCAGGAGAGCCGAAGGCTTTCCATGGAGTTCGAGAGCTTTGTGGCAGAGAGTCGCCAGGGCCTAGAGAAACACTATGAGCCACAGCTTGTGTGCCTTTTAGAAAGGAGAGAAGCCAGTGCTAAGGCTTTGCAACAAACACAGGGAGAGATTCAGGGGCTGAAGGAGACACTGCGACCACTGCAGGGAGAGGCCAGCAGGCTGCGGCTGCAGAACAGAAGTCTGGAAGAACAGATCATGCTCGTTAAGCAAAAACGGGACGAAGAAGTTCTCCAGTACAGG GAACAGGTGGAAGAGATGGAAGAGAGGCTAAGGGAGCTGAAAAATGAGGTCCAACTTCAGCAACGTAAGAACCAAGAATTAGAAGAGCTGAGGACCAGCCTGCACCAGGAGCTATCTATTTACAA GGGCTGCTTAGAAATCTATGGTCATCTTTGCAACTCAGAAGAAAAAGTAGACCAGGACTGA
- the ZBTB8OS gene encoding protein archease, translating into MADNYRDYNLTADQQAIKAKYPPLNKKYEYLDHTADVQLHAWGDTLEETFEQCAMAMFGYMTDTETVEPLDTIEVEAEGHDLLSLLYNFLNEWLYKFSADQFFIPREVKVLHIDRMRYKIRSIGWGEEFSLPKHPQGTEVKAITYSAMQIYEEETPEVFVIIDI; encoded by the exons ATGGCAGATAACTACAGGGACTATAATCTGACAGCGGACCAGCAGGCCATTAAAGCCAAGTACCCGCCCCTCAATAAGAAATATGAGT ATCTGGATCACACAGCTGACGTTCA GTTACATGCCTGGGGAGATACCTTGGAAGAGACATTTGAGCAGTGTGCTATGGCCATGTTTGGCTACATGACGGATACAGAGACGGTTGAACCCTTGGATACTATAGAAGTGGAGGCAGAAG GACATGACCTGCTCTCTCTTCTCTATAACTTCTTGAATGAGTGGCTGTATAAATTCAGTGCTGACCAGTTCTTCATACCCAGG GAGGTGAAAGTGCTTCACATTGACCGAATGAGGTACAAAATAAGGTCCATTGG GTGGGGGGAAGAGTTCTCTTTACCCAAACACCCTCAG GGTACTGAGGTCAAGGCAATAACTTATTCAGCAATGCAGATCTATGAAGAAGAGACTCCAGAAGTGTTTGTGATCATCGATATCTAA
- the RBBP4 gene encoding histone-binding protein RBBP4 isoform X1 yields the protein MARRARGAGAARSGQETIERRLAGTEGGEEPAGRTACTDAMADKEAAFDDAVEERVINEEYKIWKKNTPFLYDLVMTHALEWPSLTAQWLPDVTRPEGKDFSIHRLVLGTHTSDEQNHLVIASVQLPNDDAQFDASHYDSEKGEFGGFGSVSGKIEIEIKINHEGEVNRARYMPQNPCIIATKTPSSDVLVFDYTKHPSKPDPSGECNPDLRLRGHQKEGYGLSWNPNLSGHLLSASDDHTICLWDISAVPKEGKVVDAKTIFTGHTAVVEDVSWHLLHESLFGSVADDQKLMIWDTRSNNTSKPSHSVDAHTAEVNCLSFNPYSEFILATGSADKTVALWDLRNLKLKLHSFESHKDEIFQVQWSPHNETILASSGTDRRLNVWDLSKIGEEQSPEDAEDGPPELLFIHGGHTAKISDFSWNPNEPWVICSVSEDNIMQVWQMAENIYNDEDPEGSVDPEGQGS from the exons ATGGCGCGAAGGGCGCGCGGCGCTGGAGCCGCACGCAGCGGGCAGGAAACAATAGAGCGGCGGCTGGCGGGGACGGAGGGAGGCGAGGAGCCGGCTGGCCGCACCGCCTGCACCGACGCCATGGCGGACAAGGAGG caGCTTTTGACGATGCGGTGGAGGAGCGTGTGATCAATGAGGAATATAAAATTTGGAAAAAGAATACTCCTTTCTTGTATGATCTGGTAATGACCCATGCTCTGGAGTGGCCCAGCTTGACTGCTCAGTGGCTTCCTGATGTAACAAG ACCTGAAGGCAAAGATTTCAGTATTCACCGACTTGTCCTGGGGACCCACACTTCAGATGAACAAAATCATCTTGTGATAGCTAGTGTTCAGCTGCCCAATGATGATGCACAGTTTGATGCTTCACACTATGATAGTGAGAAAGGAG AGTTTGGAGGCTTTGGCTCTGTTAGTGGGaaaattgaaattgaaatcaaGATCAACCATGAAGGAGAAGTGAACAGAGCACGCTACATGCCCCAAAATCCATGCATCATTGCCACAAAAACTCCATCCAGCGATGTCCTGGTCTTTGATTACACCAAACACCCCTCTAAACCAG ACCCTTCTGGAGAGTGTAACCCTGATCTGCGTCTTCGTGGACACCAAAAGGAAGGCTATGGACTATCATGGAATCCAAATCTGAGTGGGCATTTGCTTAGTGCTTCTGATGATCAC ACCATCTGCTTGTGGGATATTAGCGCTGTTCCAAAGGAAGGTAAAGTGGTGGATGCAAAGACCATCTTTACAGGGCATACAGCAGTAGTGGAAGATGTATCTTGGCACCTGCTCCACGAATCTCTTTTTGGATCTGTTGCTGATGATCAGAAGCTCATGAT TTGGGACACCCGGTCAAACAACACCTCCAAACCCAGCCACTCTGTGGATGCTCACACAGCTGAAGTGAACTGCCTCTCTTTCAATCCCTATAGTGAGTTTATTCTGGCTACAGGATCAGCTGATAAG ACTGTTGCTTTATGGGATCTGAGAAACCTAAAACTGAAGCTGCATTCCTTTGAATCTCATAAAGATGAAATATTTCAG GTTCAGTGGTCTCCTCATAATGAGACTATTTTGGCTTCCAGTGGTACTGACCGCAGGCTAAATGTCTGGGACTTGAG TAAAATTGGAGAAGAGCAGTCCCCTGAAGATGCAGAGGATGGCCCACCGGAGCTGTTG TTTATTCATGGTGGTCACACTGCAAAGATATCTGATTTCTCCTGGAATCCCAATGAACCCTGGGTAATTTGTTCTGTATCAGAAGACAATATTATGCAAGTCTGGCAAATG GCTGAGAACATATATAATGATGAAGACCCTGAAGGAAGTGTGGATCCAGAAGGTCAAGGGTCCTAG